In one Deltaproteobacteria bacterium genomic region, the following are encoded:
- a CDS encoding universal stress protein has translation MGKKILVAVGNCAYSEQAVKYCARISSAVKDVTYTLFNVKPLLPAILIEKAEADPEVKAEVDELIREEKEAAGSFVDRFKDLMVGEGISENRIETVTEPMQLGMAKDILNRAERGGYDAIVLGRRGLTPTRDCFLGATATKVVENAVEIPVWLVSGEAVSMKVLLAVDGSETSFRILDHLVDMVGPNPDLRLTLFHVQSHLKHCRSVLATGRPYEIAREKPRLQEILEREDSRCMEEFYEKALQKLETAGLKKNQIQIKNTTWSYDISTAILDEAASQRHGTLMVGRRGKRPAFFAGRIAMRLLQKTSEQALWVVS, from the coding sequence ATGGGAAAGAAGATATTAGTAGCTGTTGGCAATTGCGCTTATTCCGAACAGGCCGTCAAATATTGCGCCAGGATCTCCTCGGCCGTAAAGGATGTCACCTATACGCTCTTTAATGTGAAGCCCTTGCTTCCTGCCATCCTTATTGAGAAGGCGGAAGCAGATCCCGAGGTCAAGGCCGAGGTTGATGAACTGATTCGAGAAGAGAAAGAAGCAGCCGGATCTTTTGTTGACAGGTTCAAAGACCTCATGGTCGGTGAGGGAATCTCTGAAAACCGAATCGAAACGGTCACCGAACCTATGCAACTGGGAATGGCCAAAGACATCTTGAACCGGGCTGAACGGGGGGGCTATGACGCTATCGTCCTCGGGCGCAGGGGGCTTACCCCGACCCGGGATTGCTTTCTTGGCGCCACCGCTACGAAGGTCGTCGAAAACGCAGTGGAGATCCCGGTGTGGCTTGTTTCCGGAGAAGCTGTTTCCATGAAGGTCCTGCTCGCGGTCGACGGATCTGAGACTTCTTTCCGGATTCTGGATCACCTGGTTGATATGGTGGGGCCCAACCCGGACCTCAGGCTAACATTGTTCCATGTCCAATCCCATCTTAAACACTGCCGTTCCGTTCTCGCCACAGGGAGACCATACGAAATCGCAAGAGAGAAACCACGCCTTCAGGAGATTCTTGAGCGTGAGGACAGCCGATGCATGGAAGAATTTTACGAAAAAGCCCTTCAAAAACTTGAGACGGCAGGCCTGAAAAAGAACCAGATCCAGATCAAGAACACCACCTGGAGTTACGATATCTCCACGGCCATCCTTGATGAAGCGGCCTCTCAACGGCATGGCACCTTGATGGTTGGCCGACGGGGCAAAAGGCCGGCTTTTTTTGCAGGAAGGATTGCCATGCGCTTGCTTCAAAAGACTTCTGAACAGGCCCTTTGGGTGGTTTCCTGA
- a CDS encoding radical SAM protein — MDLLPKPRLFNNRPNWIPWRNRSQRTTRDTRYDLRNFTVAYNSWFVPYVKSRISSRKFRPLLSFLYTDLNCNLDCHYCYSRGKTIPGMSMKVAQDAVDWLDRAGCRVLAYMGGEPLVRKDFIVELTRYAVDKGFFVYLPTNGILMDKVFVDEIGKAGISTVNLAVDAVRAYEGIPKYLERIKPQFEYLVEREKTYGYITFLNINITQKNVKDAKTLTEIAHSYGIATDYHINEPPLIKYDTYQHEDDGAWITEKESQAVDELIDWLIEKNQQGYTMVNSVEHLRTMKLFVRHQLSPWPCCAGQLSMIIRLDGSFAPCFELYSSTEDWGNIYDGPKFDPVRLAKQKEKCSPHCLSTCNFQVSHYSTSLLHALQWVAKHSYAHFFGIS, encoded by the coding sequence ATGGACCTGCTCCCCAAACCAAGACTTTTCAACAACCGACCCAACTGGATACCTTGGAGGAATAGATCCCAGAGAACTACCCGCGACACAAGGTATGACCTACGAAACTTCACTGTAGCTTACAATAGCTGGTTCGTCCCTTATGTTAAATCCCGTATAAGTTCCAGAAAATTCCGACCGCTCCTCTCCTTCCTGTACACCGACCTCAATTGTAACCTCGACTGTCATTATTGTTACAGCAGAGGGAAAACTATACCAGGGATGAGCATGAAAGTGGCTCAGGATGCCGTGGACTGGCTTGATCGCGCAGGCTGCAGGGTCCTGGCGTACATGGGTGGAGAGCCCCTGGTACGCAAAGACTTTATCGTGGAGCTTACGCGCTACGCCGTGGACAAAGGGTTTTTTGTGTATCTTCCCACAAATGGCATTCTGATGGATAAAGTATTTGTCGATGAGATTGGAAAAGCCGGTATTTCCACTGTTAATCTTGCCGTGGACGCTGTCCGTGCCTATGAAGGTATTCCCAAATACCTCGAACGGATAAAACCCCAATTTGAATATCTGGTCGAAAGGGAAAAAACATATGGATACATTACCTTTCTAAATATTAATATTACACAAAAGAATGTGAAAGATGCCAAGACACTCACTGAAATCGCTCACAGCTATGGCATCGCCACTGATTACCACATCAATGAACCCCCACTGATCAAATATGATACCTACCAACACGAGGATGATGGGGCCTGGATCACAGAGAAGGAGTCTCAGGCCGTGGACGAACTCATAGACTGGTTGATCGAAAAAAACCAGCAGGGTTACACGATGGTGAACTCGGTTGAACATCTCCGGACTATGAAGCTCTTCGTTCGACATCAATTGTCCCCTTGGCCATGTTGTGCCGGACAGCTCTCTATGATCATCCGCCTGGATGGGAGCTTTGCCCCTTGCTTTGAGCTTTATAGTTCAACTGAAGATTGGGGCAACATCTATGATGGCCCGAAATTCGACCCGGTCAGACTGGCCAAGCAGAAGGAAAAATGCAGCCCCCATTGTCTTTCCACATGTAATTTTCAGGTGAGCCACTATAGCACTTCGTTACTCCATGCCCTGCAATGGGTTGCAAAGCACTCTTATGCCCACTTTTTCGGTATTTCTTAA
- a CDS encoding CDP-archaeol synthase — translation MTRQLLFFGFPLLLAAIAQGVCIKYDWLSRLKRPLDSGLMFRGKRVFGNHKTWRGLVVNVFFCTVGTMIQAWLQNNVHIPAWLLLLDYTQNGYVAGVLLGLGMTTGELPNSFIKRQLDISPGKRKKNLLGAAFFLFDQVDLTIGIWLFLFLLVKPSFLLVLWSFPLTIVLHVTVSSIGYLLGMRKTLA, via the coding sequence ATGACCCGCCAGCTCCTGTTTTTCGGATTTCCGCTGCTGCTGGCGGCTATCGCCCAGGGAGTCTGCATAAAATATGACTGGTTGAGCCGGCTCAAAAGGCCACTCGATTCCGGCCTGATGTTCAGAGGAAAAAGGGTCTTTGGCAACCATAAGACCTGGAGAGGGCTGGTGGTCAATGTGTTTTTCTGTACTGTGGGAACAATGATTCAGGCCTGGCTTCAGAATAACGTTCACATTCCTGCGTGGCTTCTCCTGTTGGACTACACGCAAAATGGCTATGTTGCAGGGGTGCTGCTCGGTCTTGGCATGACTACAGGGGAATTGCCCAACAGTTTCATAAAACGTCAACTGGATATTTCTCCCGGCAAGAGAAAAAAAAACCTTCTTGGGGCAGCTTTTTTTCTCTTTGATCAGGTTGACTTGACCATAGGCATCTGGCTTTTCCTGTTCTTGCTTGTAAAACCTTCCTTCTTGCTGGTCTTATGGTCCTTCCCACTTACTATTGTGCTGCATGTGACCGTATCCAGCATCGGCTATCTACTGGGGATGCGAAAGACTCTGGCATGA